The DNA window tattactattattattattactattattagtattattactattattactattattattattattattactattattattattactattattattattactattattactattattattattactattattaactTTCTTATTAGCGCCTTCACAattgttgttattgttattacttctgctactattattattgctgttattattactgctgCTACCAATTTCCGTCCTCTCTTCCCCTGTTTCGTTCCTTCCATCTTGAACCTTGTCATCCCCTTCGTTGTCAAGTATTACGAATTCACTGCTTTCTTTATTAGTAAACGTGTCGTTAAAATCACTAGCGGAATTTTTGGTAGTCATGTTGTTTGGGCATGTGCTATTTCTTGCAGTTTTGCACTGATCCTTACAGTAATTACTGCTATTATGGTCGTCCTTAGTACCACTAACATTGTTCCTATAACTATTTGTGTTATCTGTTTTCACATCCTGATGCAAATTTTCCTGTGAAATATGGCTATCTACCCTGTAATTGCCTTGAAAATTCTTAACAgcagtaaaaataaatgtattcatTGATATGTCAAATATGTTTCTAATTAAATACtcattaatatatgtgtactgaaaaaaattgcaaaaaatttttattacttcatTGTACATCAATTTATGTAactttaacttttttaaaaaaaagaaataatttataactttattttttctttcttcaaATCCTTTAAATAGAAAGGAATATgaattttcatttgttttataacttaaatcaaaatatatattttttaaaaaatataataagcataataaatttaaaaaatactgaAAAGTTTCATAAAAAGTTTCTTCATGAACTAGtgaatcttttttttctgcttGTATTATTTCCACACTTGACATATACAACTTGAATATATCAAAGTCCAGTACACATAGTTCTAATTTCTGTATGTTAATATCGTCAAATAAATTGGTACACAAAAACGAATAatgatttttaaaattacgaAACGTTCCTTTAGGATTTTCCTCGTTGCTCCAATTCCGATTTTCCCTCCTCATACTAATATTATTGCTGATACTATGTCGGTTACTATTAcaatttccatttttattactattatccATATAGTTGTCTtcgttaaatatattatcgtTCATATTGTAATCATCACCtccattttctttttgcaCATCTATTATGTTAACCTCATTATTACTCTCTTCTTTAAAAAggttttttatcttttcaaTTAAGtcatttttattccttttattatatattacaaagaattttctaaaaaaaataaaaaataataaaaaaataaaatgctacaaatgataaaaataaatgtctGTTCATATATTACAAGGTcaaaatgcatatatgcgACAATgagtttttttctttttttttatgaaaaaagaaaagggaagcaaaaattgttcttttatttctttcttttcttgcttttcatttttcattccTTTTTAACGTCTCCTACTTCATTTGTTGTGCCAGTTCACTAAAAATCCTCTGAGCAATGTCCCCTTCATTTCCCTCTACAGACTTGTAAAACTGATGGAAATAGGACAACATCTCTTCATCTGAAAAGGTATAGGTGAAATAcaaacaaattaatatatacatatacatatgtatacatacatataatgcTATTGCGTACAGCGTACCAATTCGTACGTACGCATGACTATTTTGTgcatgtataatattatcatattattacaaatgtacaaattcacaaaaaaaatataactcatgttttttcttaaatcGTTCACATTTCTGTCGTACCTccatattcttttaattctctttctaaaatgtataaaatttttcttttctccatttttctaaatatcttttcttaataactctttttttattttctttatttaaataacaaaaaaaaaaaaaaataaaataaaataaaatatttcataaaatattcttaaaatatatcataatatattcttaaaacaattaaaaaggatttttaaaaaaactacGTAATAAGCTTGttcataattaatataaaatttattcatacatacgtacattatgggaaaaaaaaaaaaaaaaatttttcacaaataatatttccgataatatatatatatatatttgtacgtataattatataaatagttaTATGCACCAATAATAACAAGCAAGCATACACAAAAAAACTTGCTATATCCTTTTCTTCGCATTTTTCATGAATAACatctaaattaaaaaaaaaaaaaaaaaggaagggAAAAATTgagtattattatattgagtataattatattgagtataattatatatataaataaatgagcaattacatataagtatacacataattataaaaagtcGAATGTGAAGAGGCACGAATAATCAATGAATGACAATTCACTGATCTTATCCATTAAAACCAAAgggaatacaaaaaattacgagtacgtatatatttttatatgtgcatgtataattacatatgaatggaaaatcttttttttaatgttcaAATATGTTCCTTAAGGGACTACATCAAATAAGTGTTTTCTTCTTAAcagaaaatgaaatatttttctagTTAAATCTAGTAGTGGCCTCTTATACTGTTTATAAGTAATGAGCACTTGAAAATGTTTATCATGATAATGTATAAAGAATTAAATCTTAAAAAtgatacatatacatttacatacgTGCGTACACACGTTCTTACATGCGTCAACTTTGGTAGtgattaaaagaaaaattcaaaaaaagaatatttcgTATGAAAAAGTAAACTCCAGTACTCCTGAGGATCTCTTATGTCTTGCacagaaaaaagaaaggcCTCTTTtgagttatatatatatatatgtgtacatatacgtccacttatacgtacatatatcgTAAGCATTCGCACTAATGACTAAACAATTGCCATACAATTACCAAACAATTACCGTTTTACAATTTCCAAAATTTGACGCAAATTTTGcctttaattaaaaataggcccctgttattattattcatattacatatgtatatatatgtctgcacatatgtatgtatgtatgtctTTATGTATGTCTCTGTGTATGTCTCTGTGTATGTCTCTATGTATGCCTATATGTATGCCTATATGTATGCCTATATGTATGCCTATATGTATGCCTGTATGTATACCTATATGTATGCCTATATGTATGCCTGTATGTGTGCCCATATCGAGGtctgtatatatgtatccaTATGTACGAAGAAAAAAGGTGATGAATGAGgcaaaatagaaatatataaaaaataaaaaaaacgacacacgaaaaaataaaacgcaaattattttttattcgcAAAAAAGGACATACTTTTGTCAAAATGtgggaaaacaaaaaacgaaaaaaaaaaaaaaaattagcagataattaaacatataaattagcaggtaaataaaaagataaatttgcacataaataaatgcacAACTAAATATAActgaacaaaatgaaataaaatgtaaatggTATACAACAATAATTCATTAGTTTAGCACAGATACCCATGTGATGGACCTAAAACCCAGCGAGATCTTTATTATAGAAATGCATTAGCTTTGTACATTGCTCCCCCCTACTTGTACTATGAGTAGggtaattatattttgcatataatttgtagtattgtaaatttttaatatttttttcttgttgaTCTTTTAACGGTATAAACTTCAAAGGAGGTGTATAACCTAATTGAAGTTTTCTAgctaataattttcttaaaataaaagctactttttctaatttgtcttgtatacttttatgtgtgacatttttatttaataatgaataaacaaTTTTACATATAGATCTATTTGATTTCATTTCAAGGTGATGAATAGAAATAGACAAACcgtttaataaatatgatcTAAAATAAGAGTTATTGCAATTTAATAACTGCTCTAAATGTGTATGTAAAAGTTTTTCTGTTCTTACTTTTCTTCTATTTACATGATATTTTATAGGGTCTAATATATGTCTAGCTACATTAGgtactttttctttaattattttagaattttctaatttttcctttcttattttcattcTTATTCTTGAAACTATTTCATCATATTGATTTTGTTCACATATCCTTTCTATTTTATGAGCGAAATTTCCTTCATTTTCATAATGCGGTTTGATGTCTTCTTTTACGAGAAATTCGTTTTGTTCTTCTTCTgcctcttttattttttcatcatttttacttaattttagTGATTTTATAATACTCTTTGCTTCCTTAACAGGGTTAAGGATATTACTCATTTTAAACCATCTTATTTTTCTATCTATATCACACTTTTtaagatataaattattcatataatcaTATTCCTCATGTGTTAAATCTTGGTACGTACTCTTTCCCTTTAAGCTTTCATAATCAAAAATGGATTTATCTATACTTTTATTAGCATCAGCAAAGTTATAATCCTTCAAGTTTTCTAAATGTTTCGTGTTTTGCTCATTATCCAATTTGTTACTCTCTTGACTTACTGAGTTGTCGCTATTCCCCCTATTTGAGTCTTCCCGTTTGTTATGCATAAAACGGTCAAAACTATTTTTTGTCAGCCTATTGCTACTTTCTGTTTTTTCCGAATACTCATTATTTTGGCTATTATGCGTATTGTTCACACTGTCCTTACTATACACATTATACACACTATTTACACTTTTCACACTGTACACATTTCTTCTCATCCTTTCCGCTTTCTTGCtgataaaagaattttttgaTGATTTTCCAATGTCCCCATTTATTACCCCCTCATGTGATATCCCcttgttttgtttttcaacCAATTCGTCTGAACtgttactatattttattttttgttcttccACTTTTTTCAAAAGATGGCTGTCAGCGATGTGAGAACTATTTTTCTCCTTGtctataaacatatttaaggATGGGTTAAAAAGTTTCTTTATCTCTTCTAATTTATCtttctctatattttttataccctcttcttttaaaaaatatttttctgttctttcatttattatactGTTATCTGGAATACTACTTATTCCAACGATGTCTGATATCCCCTCATCGAGTTTATCATTTTCAATTGTTTgaacaaaattttcatttcgttcatttaaatattctttttttaagttattaATGCAccaatataaatgtttattttcCAAATCATCATACCTTTCTTTTCGTTTCCTTCCCCTAAATGTGCCGAAAAATAGATTTACTCTTCTTGTAAAGCCTGTCACAAATTTTTGACTATTCACTAAGTTCATTCTTTTGTGCTAAAAACTGTTTTCCTTACGAACATAATGTATGTGCGCGTTTGTAAATGTATGTTAGTACTTACTAAGATTAACATtacgcatatgtatatattgcGTATAACTACAAATGTATAactatttatgtatatatgtacatacgtcCATGTGCTCTCCTAATTTGTTTTTAGCAAAAACTTCGAAATTCCCGCATTCCATTTTAACGATACGATGAATTTTAAAGTGTTGCTATTTACATACccatatatttcataattaaataataatttcaagGTATGTAATCCTTTTCTTCACCTTTTTTCTGCACATTTCATTCTTAAATGAATGCTTATGTCATCATAGTATATTACTCAACAGATtcaaataaatgtatttttccTCGAATTATTGCATACATgcgcacacatatatatatatatatataatatacataggaataaacaaattggtatacaaaatagcaaaaatattGACGTATTGATAATTTATGAaagataaattttaaaaattttcttaaaacttttgaaacaaaaatttgAATAAGTTAAGGTGTTataggaaaaatattttaacgaTTGCATCCTGCATGCTTAGGAGTTTATAATATcttaagtataaaaaaaaaaaaaaaaaaaaaaaagtcaagTAAAACTCAAAATTTAATTGATCACTTCATAGCATAGTAAAACCAACACCgtaatttttcttcaaatTAACCAATGTTTCATACAATTGCATAATTCACTGGAAATTTATAAGCTACCATCTGAATACTGATATAAAGGAAAAGGCGACAATGCATTTTTTgcttataattattacacttaagggaaatatatacatatatatctatatatgtacgtatacatacatacatgcattcAACAGCAAAAAGATCAAGGTACACACATTAAACCTTTCATTCTTTAATAAAAGATACCCCTCTCCCAATTCTACCTTAACTGAAGAACAAgttgcatgtacatataagcACAGCCTCAGAACAGATAtttatagaatttttttcGAATAAATTTATGAGTAGTATTATTACGAAAATGTTatcaatgaaaaataaataaaaagtaaaaaaaaaataaaaaagataaattgcTTTATTACGAGTGCATAATTTTTCGTTGTTCTCAAATTTATGTGTTGTTATTAAAAGCATATATGCTTCTTACTCAGAATATCTTATTTTACAGCACAAAATggaaacataataataatagaattata is part of the Plasmodium malariae genome assembly, chromosome: 14 genome and encodes:
- the PmUG01_14074500 gene encoding conserved Plasmodium protein, unknown function, yielding MNLVNSQKFVTGFTRRVNLFFGTFRGRKRKERYDDLENKHLYWCINNLKKEYLNERNENFVQTIENDKLDEGISDIVGISSIPDNSIINERTEKYFLKEEGIKNIEKDKLEEIKKLFNPSLNMFIDKEKNSSHIADSHLLKKVEEQKIKYSNSSDELVEKQNKGISHEGVINGDIGKSSKNSFISKKAERMRRNVYSVKSVNSVYNVYSKDSVNNTHNSQNNEYSEKTESSNRLTKNSFDRFMHNKREDSNRGNSDNSVSQESNKLDNEQNTKHLENLKDYNFADANKSIDKSIFDYESLKGKSTYQDLTHEEYDYMNNLYLKKCDIDRKIRWFKMSNILNPVKEAKSIIKSLKLSKNDEKIKEAEEEQNEFLVKEDIKPHYENEGNFAHKIERICEQNQYDEIVSRIRMKIRKEKLENSKIIKEKVPNVARHILDPIKYHVNRRKVRTEKLLHTHLEQLLNCNNSYFRSYLLNGLSISIHHLEMKSNRSICKIVYSLLNKNVTHKSIQDKLEKVAFILRKLLARKLQLGYTPPLKFIPLKDQQEKNIKNLQYYKLYAKYNYPTHSTSRGEQCTKLMHFYNKDLAGF